In Mycoplasmopsis fermentans PG18, one genomic interval encodes:
- a CDS encoding fructose PTS transporter subunit IIA, which translates to MKIKELLTLKNIDINAKAKDKLEAIELAVNLMGDNIIIDKNAYLTAVLEREKQTTTGLGDELALPHGRGSFVKKPHLSALVLKDGVDYQSLDNKPVKLLFLIAAPETTDSENLHLEVLAKLSKMLVDKVFIEKLINAKSNKEFLKLIETKEQEVDQNEFEQTNNGEKFIVAVTACPTGIAHTYMAQESLENAAKEMGYQIKVETQG; encoded by the coding sequence GTGAAAATAAAAGAACTTCTAACTCTAAAAAATATTGATATTAATGCAAAAGCAAAAGATAAATTAGAAGCCATTGAATTAGCAGTTAATTTGATGGGTGATAACATTATAATTGACAAAAACGCCTATTTGACAGCGGTTTTGGAAAGAGAAAAACAAACAACAACTGGATTGGGCGATGAATTAGCATTGCCTCATGGACGCGGATCTTTCGTTAAGAAACCTCACTTAAGTGCACTTGTTTTAAAAGACGGAGTTGATTATCAATCTTTAGATAATAAACCTGTTAAATTGCTATTTCTAATTGCAGCTCCAGAAACAACAGATAGTGAAAACTTACACTTAGAAGTTTTGGCTAAATTGAGCAAAATGTTAGTTGATAAAGTATTTATTGAAAAATTAATTAATGCTAAAAGCAACAAAGAATTTCTAAAATTAATTGAAACAAAAGAACAAGAAGTTGATCAGAATGAATTTGAACAAACTAATAATGGTGAAAAATTTATAGTAGCTGTTACAGCTTGTCCAACTGGTATTGCTCATACATACATGGCTCAAGAATCTTTAGAAAATGCAGCTAAGGAAATGGGTTATCAAATCAAAGTTGAAACTCAAGGTTAA
- the pfkB gene encoding 1-phosphofructokinase, which translates to MIYTVTFSPAIDYTMSLEGKINIGDINRSKSENYTVGGKGINVSILLNNLGTKNVALGFVGGFTGQYIINYLKDKKVKTDFCNIEGNSRINVKLNGKAKETAINANGPKISDQNLKQLLDKIAFNIKDNDTLILAGNVPKNVDTNVYELILEKLKNKRIYIIVDSTKQFLLNTLKYKPFLIKPNLEELEELFDEKVKTKEDIKSHVEKLKKLGARNVLVSCGAEGAYLFSEDNQTFYSATYKGKVVSTVGSGDSMIAGFIDNYLKNKDYKQALEFSIACGAATAFDKEIANKSAILELLERGQKWK; encoded by the coding sequence ATGATTTACACAGTGACTTTTTCACCAGCTATTGACTATACAATGTCTTTAGAGGGAAAAATAAATATAGGAGATATTAATCGCTCCAAAAGTGAAAATTATACAGTTGGTGGTAAAGGAATTAATGTTTCAATACTATTAAATAATTTAGGAACTAAAAATGTAGCTTTAGGTTTTGTCGGTGGTTTTACTGGTCAATATATTATTAATTACTTAAAAGATAAAAAAGTTAAAACAGATTTTTGTAATATTGAAGGTAATTCAAGAATTAATGTAAAACTAAATGGCAAAGCTAAAGAAACAGCTATTAATGCTAATGGACCTAAAATCAGTGATCAAAATTTAAAACAATTATTAGATAAGATTGCTTTTAATATTAAAGATAATGATACTTTAATTTTGGCTGGCAATGTTCCAAAAAATGTTGACACAAATGTTTATGAATTAATTTTAGAAAAACTCAAAAACAAAAGAATTTATATAATAGTAGATTCAACTAAACAATTTCTACTTAATACATTAAAATACAAACCATTTTTGATTAAACCTAATTTAGAAGAACTTGAAGAATTATTTGATGAAAAAGTTAAAACTAAAGAAGACATAAAAAGTCATGTTGAAAAACTTAAAAAATTAGGTGCCAGAAATGTGTTAGTGTCTTGTGGCGCTGAAGGAGCTTATTTATTTAGTGAAGATAATCAAACCTTTTATAGTGCTACATATAAAGGAAAAGTTGTAAGTACAGTTGGTTCAGGAGATAGCATGATTGCTGGATTTATTGATAATTATTTAAAAAATAAAGATTATAAACAAGCTTTAGAATTCTCAATAGCTTGTGGAGCAGCAACTGCTTTTGATAAAGAAATAGCTAATAAAAGTGCAATATTAGAATTACTTGAAAGGGGTCAAAAGTGAAAATAA
- a CDS encoding DeoR/GlpR family DNA-binding transcription regulator, producing MLKEQRLDVILKEVNSKGAASLKELAKLTQASISSIREDVAELDKQKLLKRVHGGAYSLNNNSSANDVEYESRSNIELDAKIKLATKANEFVQDNLLIFIDSGTTTHQLAKLINNKNVTIVTNSINVATELKSHSNVTTILIGGLLKSNTFNVVGSLALDNLKNFNFDIGFIGANGYSNNLGFTTPEINESLFKKEAILKCKKSYILLDKTKINSEFKYTFATNNKNITLITNYKKKDLNLENIIEV from the coding sequence ATGCTTAAAGAACAAAGACTAGATGTTATTTTAAAAGAAGTAAATTCAAAAGGTGCTGCTTCACTAAAAGAGCTTGCAAAATTAACTCAAGCAAGCATTTCTTCAATACGCGAAGATGTTGCTGAATTAGATAAACAAAAATTATTAAAAAGAGTTCATGGCGGAGCTTATTCATTAAATAATAATTCTTCAGCAAATGATGTTGAATATGAATCAAGAAGTAATATTGAATTAGATGCAAAAATCAAATTAGCTACCAAAGCAAATGAATTTGTACAAGATAACTTATTAATTTTTATTGACTCAGGAACAACAACTCATCAATTAGCTAAATTAATTAATAACAAGAATGTAACTATAGTTACGAATTCAATTAATGTTGCTACAGAATTAAAAAGTCATTCAAACGTTACAACTATTTTAATAGGTGGATTATTAAAAAGTAATACGTTTAATGTTGTTGGATCATTAGCTTTAGATAATTTGAAAAACTTTAATTTTGATATTGGATTTATTGGAGCAAATGGATATAGCAATAATCTAGGTTTTACAACACCTGAAATTAATGAAAGTTTATTTAAAAAAGAAGCAATTTTAAAATGCAAAAAAAGTTATATTTTGTTAGACAAAACCAAAATAAATTCTGAATTTAAATATACTTTTGCAACCAATAATAAAAACATCACATTGATAACTAATTACAAGAAAAAAGATCTAAATCTTGAGAATATCATAGAAGTATAA
- the aspS gene encoding aspartate--tRNA ligase — protein MKSKYIKNNELSAKDKGKKVTLHGWVANKRRFGEMTFIDLRDRYGITQCVFKTDLNVTKESSMEVIGKVVLRKQKNPNLATGDIEVVVDKYTIFSEANEELPFAIRDDIDVKEETRMKYRFLDLRRPVMQQNIITKDKIMFAVREFMHQNDFIDIETPMLAKSTPEGARDFLVPTRNRDEFWALPQSPQLFKQLLMCSGFEKYYQFARCFRDEDSRKDRQPEFTQLDIETSFLNVEDFQKYIEKLFKHIFKSIGIKIKTPFPRVKYFDALRDYGTDKPDLRYDYKIVDINDFCLNTDFNIIKYAPSKRMLFVDTLITKKDFKDLEEIAKKNKANILFYFVYENGEIVHTNFANKVKDAALELVKNNKNKNGSYFIVANTYDHASQALGAVRVELNERFNYARKEWNLSWITDWPMFEYDEENNTWAAAHHPFTRFAHSLEELDKIEMKDVRALSYDLVLNGFELGSGSARIFDKKTQKKMFDLIGMSEKEQQSRFDWFLKAFDYGIPPHCGIGLGLDRLTMIITGQKTIRDVIAFPKNAKNQDVFTGAPGSVDKKQLDELFLEIKKEDK, from the coding sequence ATGAAAAGTAAATATATAAAGAACAATGAATTAAGTGCTAAAGACAAAGGTAAAAAAGTAACTTTACATGGTTGAGTAGCTAATAAAAGGCGTTTTGGAGAAATGACTTTTATTGACTTAAGAGACCGCTATGGAATTACCCAATGTGTCTTTAAAACAGACTTAAACGTCACAAAAGAAAGTTCAATGGAAGTAATAGGGAAGGTTGTTTTAAGAAAACAAAAGAACCCTAATCTAGCTACTGGTGATATTGAAGTAGTAGTTGATAAATACACAATTTTTTCTGAAGCAAATGAAGAATTACCTTTTGCAATTAGAGATGATATTGATGTTAAAGAAGAAACCAGAATGAAATATCGTTTCTTAGATTTGCGTCGTCCAGTAATGCAACAAAACATTATCACTAAAGATAAAATTATGTTTGCTGTTAGAGAATTCATGCACCAAAATGATTTTATTGATATTGAAACTCCAATGCTTGCTAAAAGTACACCTGAAGGTGCTAGAGATTTTTTAGTACCTACTAGAAATAGAGATGAATTTTGAGCTTTACCTCAAAGCCCCCAATTATTTAAACAACTTTTAATGTGTTCAGGTTTTGAAAAATATTATCAATTTGCAAGATGTTTCAGAGATGAAGATAGTAGAAAAGATCGTCAACCAGAATTTACTCAATTAGATATTGAAACTTCATTCTTAAATGTTGAAGACTTTCAAAAATACATTGAAAAATTATTCAAACACATTTTTAAATCAATAGGAATTAAAATCAAGACTCCATTTCCAAGAGTTAAATATTTTGATGCTTTAAGAGATTATGGAACAGATAAGCCTGACTTAAGATATGATTATAAAATAGTTGACATCAATGACTTTTGCCTTAATACAGACTTTAATATCATTAAATATGCTCCAAGTAAAAGAATGCTTTTTGTAGATACTTTAATTACCAAAAAAGACTTTAAAGACTTAGAAGAAATTGCTAAGAAAAATAAAGCAAATATTCTATTCTACTTTGTTTATGAAAATGGTGAAATAGTTCACACCAACTTTGCAAACAAAGTTAAAGATGCAGCTTTAGAATTAGTCAAAAATAACAAAAACAAAAATGGTTCTTACTTTATAGTTGCTAATACTTATGATCACGCATCTCAAGCTTTAGGTGCAGTTAGAGTTGAATTAAATGAAAGATTTAATTATGCAAGAAAGGAATGAAATCTTTCTTGAATTACAGACTGACCTATGTTTGAATATGATGAAGAAAATAATACTTGAGCAGCAGCCCATCACCCTTTTACTAGATTTGCGCATTCACTAGAAGAATTAGACAAAATTGAAATGAAGGATGTTAGAGCGCTTTCATATGACTTAGTTTTAAATGGTTTTGAATTAGGTTCAGGTTCAGCAAGAATATTTGATAAAAAAACACAAAAGAAAATGTTTGATTTAATTGGTATGAGTGAAAAAGAACAACAATCAAGATTTGATTGATTCTTAAAAGCTTTTGATTATGGTATTCCTCCTCACTGTGGAATTGGTTTAGGACTTGACAGATTGACAATGATTATTACAGGTCAAAAAACAATTCGTGATGTTATTGCATTTCCTAAGAATGCTAAAAACCAAGATGTTTTTACAGGAGCTCCAGGCAGTGTTGATAAAAAACAATTAGATGAATTATTCTTAGAAATTAAAAAAGAAGACAAATAA
- the hisS gene encoding histidine--tRNA ligase: MFNRIKGTRDFGPQENNVIELIRSAFVNYARNYNFHLIETPIIESATLYRRSVASSDIVKKEMYEFKDKGDRDIALRPEGTAGFVRALVENKWYATLKNTKFAYYGPMFRYEQPQKGRYRQFNQAGMEIVDTVINPYNDAELIIAAASLLQCLDVKCVLKINSIGDEETRTRYQEELKKYFAKYKDQLNPISLERLENNVLRILDDKEERQKDFVKKAPKINKYLSKNSTEFFNKLTSILDFNNIKYQVDYSLVRGLDYYDEVVYEFVSTSKESGSQSTIIGGGRYSNLIKELGGPQLYACGFGFGVDRAADIINDENKDNNDAEKINILVATTSEKNLDILFSLTNELRNYGSKIEFIKEVVKSKKIFDKAQKLQADVVIFDDNIQGRETFVAKSLSDNDRIMFQYNEDGYADLLDFLAEHNLLSDLIAEEDEDEE, from the coding sequence ATGTTTAACCGAATTAAAGGAACAAGAGACTTTGGTCCACAAGAAAATAATGTGATTGAATTAATTAGAAGTGCATTTGTTAATTATGCAAGAAATTATAATTTCCATTTAATTGAAACTCCAATTATTGAATCAGCCACTCTTTATCGTCGTTCAGTTGCAAGTAGCGATATAGTTAAAAAAGAAATGTACGAATTTAAAGACAAAGGTGATCGTGATATTGCACTAAGACCAGAAGGAACAGCAGGTTTTGTTAGAGCTTTAGTTGAAAACAAATGATATGCAACACTTAAAAATACAAAGTTTGCTTATTATGGTCCAATGTTTCGTTACGAACAACCACAAAAAGGACGTTATAGACAATTTAATCAAGCAGGGATGGAAATAGTTGATACAGTTATTAATCCATATAATGATGCTGAATTAATTATTGCAGCAGCTTCACTATTACAATGTCTTGATGTTAAATGTGTTTTAAAAATTAATTCAATTGGTGATGAAGAAACCAGAACTAGATATCAAGAAGAATTAAAAAAATATTTTGCTAAATATAAAGATCAATTAAATCCAATTAGTCTTGAAAGACTTGAAAATAATGTTTTAAGAATTCTTGATGATAAAGAAGAAAGGCAAAAAGATTTTGTTAAAAAAGCTCCTAAAATTAATAAATACTTAAGCAAAAACAGCACTGAATTTTTTAATAAATTAACTTCAATTTTAGACTTCAACAACATCAAATATCAAGTTGATTATTCTCTAGTTAGAGGACTTGATTATTATGATGAAGTTGTTTATGAATTTGTTTCAACTTCAAAAGAATCAGGAAGTCAAAGTACAATAATTGGCGGTGGAAGATATTCGAACTTAATCAAAGAATTAGGTGGACCTCAATTATATGCTTGCGGTTTTGGTTTTGGAGTAGATCGAGCAGCTGACATTATTAATGATGAAAACAAAGACAATAATGATGCTGAAAAAATAAACATTTTAGTAGCCACAACCAGTGAAAAAAATCTAGACATTTTATTTTCATTAACTAATGAGCTAAGAAATTATGGAAGCAAAATTGAATTTATTAAAGAAGTAGTTAAAAGCAAAAAAATCTTTGATAAGGCTCAAAAATTACAAGCTGATGTTGTGATTTTTGATGACAACATTCAAGGTCGTGAAACCTTTGTTGCTAAAAGTTTAAGCGATAATGATCGTATTATGTTCCAATACAATGAAGATGGTTATGCAGACTTATTAGACTTTTTAGCAGAACATAATTTACTAAGCGATTTAATAGCTGAAGAAGATGAAGACGAGGAATAA
- a CDS encoding APC family permease, which yields MKKAKDNLNQKVNKRKKISFFTAMLIVISGSNGAGIYFRSESILNNSHQSLILAIFCWIFGALAIIAMALALVEITSAKSHNLSLIGWNHTFNNRHVFNMSKNFMTYLYLPLSYFLMPLYALMSLQQGVGAILNQEAFVIGTKYDWMIWTGISLLIVIYFSIVPALYTKAGDIQNKIMLAVKFLPLFFIIIIGFVLAFSSKGEVNQTHWNLQDQHFDVRLGSSIASYKSLGAGFGVFLSVSAIFFVYDGFYISAGIQSEMKEPQKTPLALLFGLLITTIIYLLIAISMSINGGSFIKMKDYLSNWWGSKAGRIIFGILNICIAIGILGIINNLAMWLPRYIEDLLALGELPFWYKLRFKLNKERPKIGVIYSLFLCIPLIILFSVFGALCYFSNENYNIFNSLNSDKTIKSDALNKLYNFTDLVANWTSLIVYTSIATAILGGIKNRKHNFVKAQKKKYFLVSAYFIVTVTYLSVIITTIIPFIDLFLLIGFDREYFKTVELEKFAKDNTYIIRNENTFFNQLLKGRILCVVTLIIYLLISIFPSVFEKIYFKKMFKSWDLYLAWKQETLEKGIVV from the coding sequence ATGAAAAAGGCAAAAGATAATTTAAATCAAAAAGTTAATAAAAGAAAGAAAATCAGCTTCTTTACTGCTATGCTAATAGTAATTAGTGGCAGCAATGGTGCTGGTATTTATTTTCGTAGCGAAAGCATACTTAACAATTCACATCAGAGTTTAATTTTAGCTATCTTTTGTTGAATTTTTGGTGCTTTAGCAATTATTGCTATGGCTTTAGCTTTAGTTGAAATTACTAGTGCTAAAAGTCATAATTTATCTTTAATAGGATGAAATCATACTTTTAATAATCGGCATGTATTTAATATGTCAAAAAACTTTATGACTTACTTATATTTGCCACTTAGTTATTTTTTAATGCCTCTTTATGCTTTAATGTCCTTACAACAAGGAGTAGGAGCAATATTAAATCAAGAAGCGTTTGTGATTGGCACTAAATATGATTGAATGATTTGAACAGGAATTAGTTTATTGATTGTAATTTATTTTTCAATAGTACCAGCTCTTTATACTAAAGCAGGTGATATTCAAAATAAAATTATGTTAGCTGTTAAATTTTTGCCTTTATTCTTTATTATCATTATTGGTTTTGTTTTGGCTTTTAGTTCAAAAGGTGAAGTAAATCAAACTCATTGGAATTTACAAGATCAACACTTTGATGTTAGATTGGGAAGTTCAATTGCTTCTTATAAATCTTTAGGTGCGGGCTTTGGAGTATTTTTATCAGTATCAGCTATCTTCTTTGTTTATGATGGTTTTTATATTTCAGCTGGTATCCAAAGCGAAATGAAAGAACCTCAAAAGACTCCTTTAGCATTATTATTTGGTTTATTGATTACCACAATAATTTATCTTTTAATTGCCATTTCAATGAGTATTAATGGTGGTTCATTTATTAAAATGAAGGATTATTTAAGTAACTGATGAGGTTCAAAAGCTGGCAGAATTATCTTTGGTATTTTAAACATTTGTATAGCTATAGGAATCTTAGGAATCATTAACAATTTAGCAATGTGATTGCCTCGCTATATTGAAGATTTATTGGCTTTAGGTGAATTACCTTTTTGATATAAACTTAGATTTAAATTAAATAAAGAGAGACCTAAAATTGGTGTAATTTATAGTTTATTTCTTTGTATTCCTTTAATTATTTTGTTTTCAGTTTTTGGAGCATTATGTTATTTTTCAAATGAAAATTACAACATCTTTAATAGCTTAAATAGTGATAAAACTATTAAATCAGATGCATTAAATAAGTTATATAACTTTACTGATTTAGTGGCTAACTGAACATCTTTAATTGTTTATACTTCAATTGCTACAGCAATACTTGGTGGCATTAAAAATAGAAAACATAATTTTGTAAAAGCACAAAAGAAAAAATACTTTTTAGTATCGGCTTACTTTATTGTTACAGTTACTTATTTATCTGTAATAATCACAACAATCATTCCTTTTATTGATTTATTTTTATTGATAGGTTTTGACAGGGAATACTTTAAAACAGTCGAATTGGAAAAATTTGCAAAAGATAATACTTACATAATTAGAAATGAAAATACATTCTTTAATCAACTGCTTAAAGGCAGGATTTTATGTGTAGTAACATTAATAATTTATTTACTTATTTCAATATTTCCAAGTGTTTTTGAAAAGATATATTTCAAGAAAATGTTCAAATCATGAGATCTTTATTTAGCTTGGAAACAAGAAACACTTGAAAAAGGAATAGTTGTTTAA
- a CDS encoding restriction endonuclease subunit S, translated as MSYLQKLLDKYCPDGYEWVTLGEISSIRRGASPRPISSFLSKEGYPWIKIGDIEEGKIYLKKTKQFINEKGSKKSVVVDKGDLILSNSMSFGKPVIADIKGCIHDGWLLIANFEKNVTSKFLYYWFLSNYSQSFFLQQSSPGTISNLNSEILKKLKIPLIPLKIQEKIVEILERFRILEAELKAELEARGKQFDFTLTKIFNFKQYKLKKLWEITFWDKNFQEVEKFKQSKTSNFKYLFYKEIENYNDPKGDVKIITTGKEENLKINSKNYKKDIYSGEVLLIPGGGEANIKYHKGKFVTGDNRIGQVLNKNEVATKFLYYYFLLNLDLIRKNFRGGSIKHPFMKNILELNIPIPPLETQNKIVSILDKLSEYSQEINLGLPAEIELRSKQFKYYRDQLLDFK; from the coding sequence ATGAGTTATTTACAAAAGTTATTAGATAAGTATTGTCCAGATGGATATGAGTGGGTTACATTGGGCGAAATATCAAGCATTAGGAGAGGTGCCTCTCCTAGACCTATATCTTCTTTTTTGTCTAAAGAAGGTTATCCATGAATAAAAATTGGAGATATAGAAGAAGGAAAAATTTATTTAAAAAAGACTAAACAATTTATCAACGAAAAAGGTAGCAAAAAATCTGTTGTTGTTGATAAAGGAGATTTAATTTTATCTAATTCAATGTCTTTTGGAAAACCAGTGATTGCTGATATAAAAGGTTGTATTCATGATGGCTGGTTATTAATAGCAAATTTTGAAAAAAATGTAACTTCAAAATTTTTATATTATTGATTTTTATCTAATTATTCACAATCATTTTTTCTTCAACAATCCTCACCGGGGACAATATCAAACCTTAATTCAGAAATTTTGAAAAAACTAAAAATTCCTTTAATTCCTCTAAAAATTCAAGAAAAAATTGTCGAAATCTTGGAGAGATTTCGTATACTAGAAGCGGAGCTGAAAGCGGAGTTGGAAGCGAGAGGGAAGCAATTTGATTTCACTTTAACAAAAATTTTTAATTTCAAACAGTACAAATTAAAAAAATTATGAGAAATAACATTCTGAGATAAAAACTTCCAAGAAGTTGAAAAATTTAAACAAAGTAAAACATCTAATTTTAAATATTTATTTTATAAAGAAATAGAAAATTATAATGATCCTAAAGGCGATGTAAAAATTATTACCACAGGCAAAGAAGAAAATTTAAAAATTAATAGTAAAAATTATAAAAAAGATATATATTCAGGTGAAGTGTTGTTAATTCCCGGAGGTGGAGAGGCAAATATAAAATATCATAAAGGTAAATTTGTTACGGGAGATAATAGAATTGGACAAGTTCTAAATAAAAATGAAGTTGCAACAAAATTTTTATATTATTACTTTCTTTTAAATCTTGATTTAATTAGAAAAAATTTTAGAGGTGGTAGTATAAAGCATCCGTTTATGAAAAATATTTTGGAATTAAATATACCTATTCCTCCTTTAGAAACCCAAAACAAGATAGTTTCAATTCTTGACAAATTATCAGAATACTCTCAAGAAATTAATTTAGGTTTACCTGCCGAAATAGAATTAAGAAGTAAACAATTTAAGTATTACAGAGATCAATTATTAGATTTTAAATAA
- a CDS encoding RNA-binding domain-containing protein: MTNNELIKELTSYEFEKEWFEFKVNRADEDEIGSYISAISNSCAIEGRDYGYLVWGIEDKTHKIVGTQFNYDSHTKSNEPLIHYLERQLSPRINIEFSEFNYQGKRLVILKIVAAHKTPTAWKNERYIRVGSSKEKLMKFPERERKLFWVLIFGHETIQNTKANTQDLTFNKLFGFYGSRGIQLKEETFRQNLEFYTEKGEYNLLAQLLSDNSGFPVRVSIFGGYDKTTPLYTVDEFGFTNLLYTLDDLIRFGNVVNIYQADERNRVLTRKEVPLFDSNVYKEAIINAILHNKWTSKASPMISIFKDRIEIDSMGNLGPEQTIEGFYKGESKPVNEKLAEIFLQLRISEKSGRGVPAIVKVYGKEAIYFGDGFIKVTIPFNRINAVKFEIEVEEIDEETAKKILNQIRKKILSEIIKNPHITKALLAEKLNLSTTAIDNNINFLKKHGFIKRVGANKNGYWKALIK; encoded by the coding sequence ATGACAAATAATGAATTAATTAAAGAATTAACTTCTTATGAATTTGAAAAGGAGTGATTTGAATTTAAAGTTAATAGAGCTGATGAAGATGAAATAGGCTCTTATATTTCTGCTATTTCAAATTCATGCGCTATAGAAGGCAGAGACTATGGATATTTAGTTTGAGGTATTGAAGATAAAACTCATAAAATTGTTGGTACACAATTTAATTATGATAGTCATACAAAGAGTAATGAGCCTTTAATTCATTATTTAGAAAGACAACTCAGTCCAAGAATTAATATTGAATTTAGCGAATTCAATTATCAAGGCAAAAGATTGGTTATTTTAAAAATAGTTGCAGCTCATAAAACTCCAACAGCTTGAAAAAATGAAAGATATATTCGAGTTGGATCAAGCAAAGAAAAATTAATGAAATTTCCTGAAAGAGAAAGAAAATTATTTTGAGTTTTAATTTTTGGCCATGAAACAATTCAAAACACTAAAGCCAATACTCAAGATTTAACATTTAATAAATTATTTGGATTTTATGGGTCAAGAGGAATTCAATTAAAAGAAGAAACATTTAGACAAAACCTTGAATTTTATACCGAAAAAGGTGAGTATAACTTACTTGCTCAGCTTTTGTCAGATAATTCTGGATTTCCAGTTAGAGTTTCTATTTTTGGAGGTTATGACAAAACAACCCCTTTATATACAGTAGATGAATTTGGATTTACTAATTTACTTTATACACTAGATGATTTGATTAGATTTGGAAATGTAGTAAATATTTATCAAGCTGATGAAAGAAACAGAGTTCTCACAAGAAAAGAAGTACCTTTATTTGATTCTAATGTTTACAAGGAAGCAATAATTAATGCCATCTTACATAACAAATGAACTTCAAAAGCTTCTCCAATGATTTCTATATTTAAAGATAGAATTGAAATTGATTCTATGGGAAATTTAGGACCTGAACAAACAATAGAAGGTTTTTACAAAGGAGAATCAAAACCAGTTAATGAAAAGTTAGCCGAAATTTTTCTTCAATTAAGAATTAGTGAAAAATCAGGACGTGGAGTACCTGCAATAGTAAAAGTTTATGGCAAAGAAGCTATTTATTTTGGTGATGGATTTATTAAAGTTACAATTCCTTTTAATAGAATTAATGCTGTAAAATTTGAAATTGAAGTTGAAGAGATAGATGAAGAAACAGCTAAAAAAATTCTTAATCAAATAAGAAAAAAGATATTATCGGAAATTATTAAAAATCCACATATTACTAAAGCTTTATTAGCAGAAAAATTAAATCTAAGCACAACAGCAATAGACAACAATATTAATTTTTTAAAAAAACATGGTTTTATTAAAAGAGTTGGAGCAAATAAAAATGGTTATTGGAAGGCATTAATAAAATAA